One Cryptomeria japonica chromosome 9, Sugi_1.0, whole genome shotgun sequence genomic window carries:
- the LOC131079605 gene encoding serine/threonine-protein kinase SRK2A encodes MERGASSMDLPIMHDNDRYELVKDIGSGNFGVARLMQDKHTKQLVAVKYIERGDKIDENVQREIINHRSLRHPNIVRFKEVILTPTHLAIVMEYAAGGELFERICNAGRFSEDEARFFFQQLISGVSYCHSMQICHRDLKLENTLLDGSPAPRLKICDFGYSKSSLLHSQPKSTVGTPAYIAPEVLSKKEYDGKVADVWSCGVTLYVMLVGAYPFEDPDDPRNFRKTIGRILNVQYTIPDYVHITAECRHLLSRIFVADPAKRITIPEIRNHEWFLKNLPADLVDAADTSKSSNGDDEGGEEGDEGSPQTQNIDEIMRIIAEARIPAPGLGLRQYFGDSLDLDDMDFENDADLDVDSSGEFVCAI; translated from the exons ATGGAAAGAGGGGCATCATCCATGGATTTGCCCATTATGCATGACAATGATAGGTATGAACTTGTCAAGGACATTGGGTCTGGCAACTTTGGTGTGGCCAGGCTCATGCAAGACAAGCACACCAAACAACTTGTTGCTGTCAAGTATATTGAGAGGGGTGACAAG ATTGATGAGAATGTGCAGAGGGAGATCATCAATCACCGTTCTCTCAGGCATCCAAACATTGTTCGCTTTAAAGAG GTAATTTTGACACCAACCCATCTGGCAATAGTGATGGAATATGCAGCAGGGGGAGAGCTCTTTGAACGCATTTGTAACGCTGGCCGCTTTAGTGAAGATGAG GCccgtttcttctttcaacaacttaTTTCAGGGGTTAGCTACTGTCATTCTATG CAAATCTGTCACCGAGATTTGAAACTGGAAAACACCCTGCTGGATGGGAGTCCGGCTCCTCGTCTCAAAATCTGTGACTTCGGTTACTCAAAG TCTTCTTTGCTTCATTCTCAGCCTAAATCCACTGTGGGAACGCCTGCCTACATAGCCCCGGAGGTTTTATCAAAGAAAGAATACGATGGCAAG GTTGCAGATGTGTGGTCATGTGGCGTAACACTGTATGTCATGTTAGTGGGAGCCTATCCGTTCGAGGATCCAGATGATCCAAGAAATTTCAGAAAGACAATTGGG CGCATATTGAATGTGCAATACACGATTCCAGATTATGTTCATATCACTGCAGAATGCCGTCACCTTCTATCAAGAATTTTTGTCGCAGATCCTGCCAAG AGAATCACAATTCCAGAGATCCGAAATCACGAGTGGTTTCTGAAGAACTTACCCGCAGATTTGGTAGATGCAGCAGACACTAGTAAGAGCAGTAATGGGGATGATGAGGGAGGGGAGGAAGGGGATGAAGGATCTCCTCAAACTCAGAACATCGATGAGATAATGAGGATCATAGCAGAGGCCAGAATTCCTGCACCGGGATTAGGGCTGAGGCAATACTTTGGAGATAGCCTTGACCTAGATGATATGGATTTCGAAAATGATGCCGACCTCGATGTTGATAGTAGTGGAGAGTTCGTCTGTGCAATCTAA